In Helicobacter bilis, a genomic segment contains:
- a CDS encoding alpha-2,3-sialyltransferase — protein sequence MQNNEMINNKYAIVAGNAPSLAEIDYKRLPLKYDVFRCNQFYFEDKYYLGKSIKAVTFATQMLAEQIYTTLHLNSNNEYNIESVFIVQHHVLPTTPRELELERLVQIFRHNVFIQTLYEGKYSCNIEAFLEYIKLQKLYYYKNPTSAIFLCAIAVSMGYKEIYLTGIDFYESGDYAFNVLQENILHLMPHFRMDIDSKQFGNKNEFSYHSKEADLEALTFLSRHYGIKFYSLCPNSPLTQYFPLAPITNNTFIPEEKPQNYTKDILIPQGKGVKYMQDALRFNLHLHDEKLQKRNRIKNNFYFKIFDDLMRLPRDMKHYFKNLKKG from the coding sequence ATGCAAAATAATGAAATGATAAATAATAAATATGCTATTGTAGCAGGAAATGCTCCGAGTCTTGCAGAGATAGATTATAAAAGGTTGCCTCTAAAATATGATGTATTTCGCTGTAATCAATTCTATTTTGAAGACAAATATTACTTAGGAAAAAGTATTAAGGCAGTAACTTTTGCAACCCAGATGCTTGCAGAACAGATATATACAACACTTCACTTGAATAGCAATAATGAATATAATATAGAATCTGTTTTTATTGTACAGCATCATGTACTACCAACAACACCAAGGGAACTTGAGTTGGAAAGATTGGTGCAAATATTCCGCCACAATGTTTTCATACAAACATTGTATGAAGGTAAATATTCATGCAACATTGAAGCATTTTTAGAGTATATAAAATTACAAAAATTATATTACTATAAAAATCCAACTTCAGCTATTTTTCTTTGTGCGATCGCAGTATCTATGGGGTATAAAGAAATCTATTTAACAGGAATTGATTTTTATGAGAGTGGAGACTATGCATTTAATGTTTTACAAGAAAATATTCTGCACCTTATGCCTCATTTTAGAATGGATATAGACAGCAAACAATTTGGTAATAAAAATGAGTTCAGTTATCACTCAAAAGAAGCAGATTTAGAGGCACTCACTTTTCTAAGCAGACATTATGGGATAAAGTTTTATAGCTTATGTCCAAACAGTCCATTAACACAATATTTCCCACTAGCACCCATTACGAATAATACTTTTATACCAGAAGAAAAGCCGCAAAATTACACAAAAGATATATTGATACCGCAGGGAAAAGGAGTAAAATATATGCAAGATGCATTAAGGTTTAACTTGCACCTGCATGATGAAAAGTTGCAAAAAAGAAACAGGATTAAAAACAATTTTTACTTTAAAATCTTCGATGATTTAATGCGACTGCCACGAGACATGAAACATTATTTTAAAAATTTAAAGAAAGGATAA
- the mqnP gene encoding menaquinone biosynthesis prenyltransferase MqnP — MERLKKQLQTLSELVMFEHTIFSASFIVIAMIVSSNAFYDSGFFGFKTLFLCAFALITARNFAMAFNRLCDRDIDSTNERTKNRPSVDGRLSLPALLLFCVINAVLFVFVSYLINDLAFKLSFPFLFILGVYSVMKRFSCLAHLVLGLSLGLAPIAGDIAVSGAVHVWTIFLSLGVLFWVAGFDILYSLQDIEHDKRHNLYSIPARFGAENALQIARIFHIFSVFFWALFLRFSTTYHLAIVGLILSACMLFYEHLIVRKDFCNIPRAFFTTNGYLGFVFLFFIILDSIVRF, encoded by the coding sequence ATGGAAAGATTAAAAAAGCAATTACAGACCTTAAGCGAACTGGTAATGTTTGAGCATACCATTTTTAGTGCAAGTTTTATTGTGATTGCTATGATTGTATCATCAAACGCATTTTATGATAGCGGATTTTTTGGGTTTAAAACGCTTTTTTTATGTGCTTTTGCCCTAATCACTGCGCGTAATTTTGCGATGGCTTTTAATCGGCTTTGTGATAGAGATATAGATTCTACAAATGAGCGGACAAAAAATCGCCCAAGTGTTGATGGTCGCTTGAGTCTTCCTGCTTTACTTCTTTTTTGCGTGATAAATGCGGTGCTATTTGTCTTTGTAAGCTATCTTATTAACGATTTAGCTTTTAAGCTATCTTTTCCATTTTTATTTATACTTGGTGTTTATAGTGTGATGAAAAGATTCTCATGTCTTGCACATTTAGTGCTTGGCTTATCGCTTGGACTAGCCCCTATTGCTGGGGATATTGCAGTAAGTGGTGCGGTGCATGTATGGACTATTTTTCTTAGTCTTGGGGTGCTATTTTGGGTGGCTGGATTTGATATTTTATATTCCTTGCAAGATATAGAGCATGATAAAAGGCATAATCTCTATTCCATACCTGCACGATTTGGTGCGGAGAATGCGTTGCAAATAGCACGGATTTTTCATATCTTTTCTGTGTTTTTCTGGGCTTTATTCTTGCGTTTTAGCACGACTTATCATCTTGCTATTGTGGGGCTTATTTTGTCAGCTTGTATGCTTTTTTATGAGCATTTGATTGTGAGAAAGGATTTTTGTAATATTCCTCGTGCATTTTTTACAACGAATGGATATTTGGGCTTTGTCTTTTTATTTTTCATTATTTTAGATAGCATAGTGAGGTTTTAG
- the neuC gene encoding UDP-N-acetylglucosamine 2-epimerase, which translates to MKKIVFVSGTRADFSKIKSLMLKIEESNDFELHIFATGMHLSKQFGLTVREIEKSNFKNIYKFINHDRYYQMDLALSHTIDGFSKFIAEYEPDLIVVHGDRVEPLAASIVGALNNILVAHIEGGEVSGTIDDSIRHAISKLAHIHLVNDSRAKKRLLQLGENKDSIFIIGSPDLDILDSDTISLEDAKSYYDMDFKEYGIVMFHPVTTELDSIKAQSDELIQALQESKENYIIIYPNNDLGFNLILESYKSLRDNPHFRFYPSIRFEYFIALLEGAKFLIGNSSCILKEAPYLGIPSVNIGSRQNGRMGSKYPSVFHANAIKEEILLAIQKAKDFKHQHKHHKARTKSNELFFDLLQKGLFFDIPKQKKFLDI; encoded by the coding sequence TTGAAAAAAATAGTTTTTGTAAGCGGGACTCGAGCGGATTTCTCAAAGATAAAATCACTTATGTTAAAGATTGAAGAATCAAATGATTTTGAGTTACATATATTTGCGACAGGCATGCACTTAAGTAAGCAATTTGGTTTAACCGTGAGAGAGATAGAAAAGTCGAACTTTAAGAATATTTATAAATTCATTAATCATGATAGATATTATCAAATGGATTTAGCCTTATCTCATACTATTGATGGATTCTCAAAGTTTATCGCTGAATATGAGCCAGATTTAATAGTCGTGCATGGGGATAGAGTAGAGCCACTAGCAGCTAGCATTGTAGGGGCTTTAAATAATATTTTAGTAGCACATATTGAGGGCGGCGAGGTATCTGGCACGATAGATGATAGCATTCGTCATGCTATTTCAAAACTTGCACATATCCATTTGGTGAATGATTCTAGGGCTAAAAAGAGATTATTGCAGCTTGGAGAAAATAAGGATTCTATATTTATCATCGGTTCGCCTGATTTAGACATTTTGGATAGTGATACTATAAGTCTGGAAGACGCAAAAAGCTATTATGATATGGACTTTAAAGAATATGGCATTGTCATGTTTCACCCCGTAACAACAGAGCTAGATTCCATAAAAGCACAAAGCGATGAATTGATACAGGCACTGCAAGAAAGCAAGGAAAACTACATTATCATTTATCCCAATAATGATTTAGGTTTTAATCTCATTTTAGAATCTTATAAGAGTTTGAGAGATAATCCACATTTTAGATTCTATCCATCCATTCGGTTTGAGTATTTTATCGCTTTACTCGAAGGTGCAAAGTTTTTAATTGGCAATTCAAGTTGCATATTAAAAGAAGCCCCATATCTAGGCATACCAAGCGTTAATATCGGCTCAAGACAGAATGGTAGAATGGGAAGTAAGTATCCTAGTGTATTTCATGCAAATGCAATAAAAGAAGAAATTCTTCTTGCTATACAAAAAGCAAAAGACTTTAAACATCAACACAAACACCATAAAGCAAGAACAAAAAGCAATGAACTATTTTTTGACTTATTGCAAAAAGGCTTATTTTTTGATATACCGAAGCAAAAGAAGTTTTTAGATATATAA
- the rpe gene encoding ribulose-phosphate 3-epimerase has product MQVAPSLLSANFLYLAQEIESVVKGGCDLLHIDVMDGHFVPNMTLGPCVLEGIKDISEIPLDIHFMVEDANFFVDLYAPLGPKYMSVHIESEKHLHRLIQKIRSYGISPAIALNPHTPLDGLKYILTDIDMVLIMSVNPGFGGQQFIPNMIEKIADLKDMILMRNPQCLIEVDGGINDTNIHALKNVGVDIAVAGNYIFKQKDRKLAIQKLKV; this is encoded by the coding sequence ATGCAAGTCGCCCCGAGTCTTTTATCCGCAAATTTTTTATACTTAGCACAAGAGATAGAATCTGTTGTAAAAGGGGGGTGCGATCTCTTACATATTGATGTAATGGATGGGCATTTTGTGCCAAATATGACACTTGGTCCTTGCGTATTAGAGGGGATTAAGGACATAAGTGAGATCCCGCTAGATATACATTTTATGGTTGAAGATGCAAACTTTTTTGTTGATTTATATGCGCCTTTAGGACCAAAATATATGAGTGTGCATATTGAGAGTGAAAAGCATTTGCACAGACTGATACAAAAGATTAGATCTTATGGAATCTCACCTGCTATCGCCCTCAATCCGCACACACCACTTGATGGATTGAAATATATTCTTACCGATATTGATATGGTGCTTATCATGAGTGTGAATCCGGGCTTTGGCGGACAGCAGTTTATCCCAAATATGATAGAAAAAATAGCAGATTTAAAAGATATGATTCTAATGCGAAACCCACAATGCCTTATAGAAGTTGATGGCGGTATCAATGATACAAATATCCATGCCCTAAAAAATGTCGGCGTTGATATAGCTGTCGCTGGTAATTATATCTTTAAGCAAAAGGACAGAAAGCTGGCTATACAGAAACTAAAGGTGTAA
- the rnc gene encoding ribonuclease III, with the protein METTLSPHIHILEQKLNYTFKNKKKLAEALAHKSFKKPYNNERLEFLGDAVLDLVVGEYLFETFTQKNEGSLSKMRASLVNEASFCKLAQSINLGEYLNLSTSEINNGGRLKASILSNAFEAIMAVIYLESGLDSVKRVFYPILHNEFRINEELLTSDYKSSLQEYTQERFGCIPSYEMLSQEGPDHKKIFTMQVKIQNKIYASANGVSKKAAQQAAAKLTLQILQQM; encoded by the coding sequence TTGGAAACGACACTCTCACCACATATCCATATATTAGAACAAAAACTAAACTACACATTTAAGAATAAGAAAAAATTAGCAGAAGCACTAGCACATAAATCTTTCAAAAAGCCTTATAATAACGAGCGTTTGGAGTTTTTAGGTGATGCTGTGCTTGATTTAGTTGTAGGGGAGTATCTTTTTGAGACATTTACGCAAAAAAATGAAGGTTCGTTATCAAAAATGCGTGCATCTTTGGTGAATGAAGCTTCATTTTGTAAGCTCGCTCAATCCATTAATTTAGGTGAATATCTTAATCTATCCACTTCAGAAATTAATAATGGAGGGAGATTAAAAGCAAGTATTTTGAGTAATGCTTTTGAGGCAATTATGGCGGTAATCTATCTTGAATCTGGGCTAGATTCTGTAAAACGTGTGTTTTATCCTATTCTGCATAATGAGTTTCGTATTAATGAGGAGTTACTAACAAGTGATTATAAGTCAAGCTTGCAGGAATACACACAAGAGAGATTTGGCTGTATCCCAAGCTATGAAATGCTCTCACAAGAAGGACCAGATCATAAAAAGATTTTTACCATGCAAGTAAAGATTCAAAATAAAATATATGCGAGTGCAAATGGTGTAAGCAAGAAAGCAGCCCAACAAGCCGCCGCAAAACTCACATTACAGATACTGCAACAAATGTGA
- a CDS encoding beta-1,4-N-acetylgalactosaminyltransferase, with product MDIQSNYGGGGGIPPLYQYDNNARDTKSPLNPWAFIRVKNEEATLRASLDSILPAIQRGVIGYNDCTDRSEAIILDFCKQYTGFIPVKYPYEVMLENPQHEYNKLHYYYRFVLDHIPKDEWLIKIDVDHIYNAKILFQTFYLPQTQKHAIVYPRINFIIKREQNLYKIYVQNNGANGFIGGYDQLLVCNRDIDFVERKTSKAAQWIDKENYENILYSEQQVVPKDIIYIHAPLMQWHFPAIKQRRQDFSKHLDTMTLQTFKECNKHLIGLKIPSFMLEEDLIESIYKQFNLNF from the coding sequence TTGGACATACAAAGCAACTATGGGGGGGGGGGGGGGATTCCACCTCTATATCAATATGATAACAATGCAAGAGATACAAAATCACCACTTAATCCATGGGCGTTCATTCGTGTAAAAAATGAGGAGGCTACATTGCGTGCAAGTTTAGATTCTATCTTGCCTGCAATTCAACGAGGAGTGATTGGTTATAATGATTGCACGGATAGAAGCGAAGCTATAATTTTAGATTTTTGCAAACAATACACAGGCTTTATCCCAGTAAAATATCCCTATGAAGTGATGTTGGAAAATCCGCAACATGAATACAACAAACTACATTATTACTATAGATTTGTATTAGACCATATCCCTAAAGATGAATGGCTTATTAAAATAGATGTTGATCATATCTATAATGCTAAAATACTTTTTCAAACATTTTATCTACCACAAACGCAAAAACATGCGATTGTCTATCCACGGATAAATTTTATTATAAAAAGAGAGCAAAATTTATATAAAATTTATGTGCAAAACAATGGTGCAAATGGTTTCATTGGTGGTTATGATCAATTATTAGTGTGTAATAGAGATATTGATTTTGTTGAGCGAAAAACTTCTAAAGCCGCTCAATGGATTGATAAAGAGAATTATGAGAATATATTATATTCTGAACAGCAAGTTGTGCCAAAAGACATAATCTATATTCACGCACCGCTTATGCAATGGCACTTTCCTGCCATAAAACAGAGAAGACAAGACTTTAGCAAGCATTTAGATACAATGACTTTGCAAACTTTTAAAGAGTGCAACAAACACCTGATTGGCTTAAAAATCCCTAGTTTTATGCTTGAAGAAGATCTTATAGAATCAATATATAAGCAATTTAATCTAAATTTTTGA
- a CDS encoding alpha-2,3-sialyltransferase, which produces MFRCNQFYFEDKYFLGKKVKFAFAISPFLFEQSYTYKTLLYAREYEIENIVVSDFNLKHMDSFYLRYSHVFDDVVCGSKQLFNLRDFYAFIRYNELYHERRITSGIYMCAFAVALGYKEIYIAGIDLYGAKDAYAFDTMQKNLLAIFPYFSTTPGNFHSKEIDIEALHFLEKYYGVKFYSICPNSPINRYIPLATSQNIVTFQVEERREDSIRDVLIPSVNAYERLNYGVEPNLWRIHPLEKQRELDIFRYKQALKNNIIYRLCKDFIALPNAIRRHIKGCWLNKKMQKFIKTNGGGGVTPTIDEKTNSIYKKQCHISIYHTCIICHISMEGNNAK; this is translated from the coding sequence ATATTTCGCTGCAATCAATTCTATTTCGAAGATAAATATTTTTTAGGCAAAAAAGTAAAATTTGCTTTTGCTATTTCACCTTTTCTTTTTGAGCAGTCCTATACATACAAAACATTATTGTATGCAAGAGAATATGAGATAGAAAATATTGTCGTTTCAGATTTTAACCTTAAGCATATGGATTCATTTTATTTAAGATATTCGCATGTATTTGATGATGTGGTATGTGGCTCAAAACAGCTGTTCAATCTAAGGGATTTTTACGCCTTTATACGCTATAATGAGTTATATCATGAAAGGAGAATAACTTCTGGAATCTACATGTGTGCATTTGCCGTTGCATTGGGATATAAGGAAATCTATATAGCAGGTATTGATTTATATGGTGCAAAAGATGCTTATGCATTTGATACTATGCAGAAAAATTTGTTAGCAATATTTCCATATTTTAGCACTACACCAGGCAACTTTCACTCAAAAGAAATAGATATTGAAGCCCTACATTTTTTGGAAAAATATTATGGAGTAAAATTTTATAGCATATGTCCAAATAGCCCAATAAATAGATATATCCCCTTAGCAACCTCGCAAAACATCGTCACTTTTCAAGTTGAAGAAAGAAGAGAAGATTCTATAAGAGATGTACTGATACCTTCCGTTAATGCATATGAAAGGTTAAATTATGGGGTAGAGCCTAATCTTTGGCGTATTCATCCATTAGAGAAACAACGAGAGTTAGACATATTTCGTTATAAACAAGCACTAAAAAATAATATCATTTATAGATTGTGTAAAGACTTTATAGCATTGCCAAATGCTATACGCCGACATATAAAGGGATGTTGGTTGAATAAAAAAATGCAAAAATTTATTAAAACAAATGGGGGGGGGGGGGTAACACCCACGATTGATGAAAAAACAAATAGTATTTATAAGAAACAATGCCACATTTCTATATATCACACATGTATTATATGTCATATCTCTATGGAGGGCAATAATGCAAAATAA
- a CDS encoding PKD domain-containing protein, protein MPKTLISNSYQNVLSNANKPDLLKSYDMQQTTVNALKAIGEAPISDYTDEWKKVQIPDYNTDFDTTILEIYATKSVIAIDEVIGFHIVTSIELVEVEWDFGDGEVSSQKDNILKSFNKEGSYNVRLRMCNYVSIGL, encoded by the coding sequence TTGCCAAAAACATTAATCAGTAATAGCTATCAAAATGTCCTATCAAATGCAAATAAACCAGACTTGCTTAAAAGCTATGATATGCAGCAAACCACCGTGAATGCACTCAAAGCAATAGGTGAAGCTCCAATCAGTGATTATACAGATGAGTGGAAAAAGGTGCAAATACCTGACTACAATACAGACTTTGATACTACTATACTAGAGATATATGCTACTAAGAGTGTTATAGCTATTGATGAAGTGATAGGATTTCATATTGTTACCTCTATTGAGTTAGTAGAAGTTGAGTGGGATTTTGGTGATGGCGAAGTGAGTAGCCAAAAGGATAATATCTTAAAGTCTTTTAATAAAGAAGGCTCGTATAATGTAAGATTAAGAATGTGCAATTATGTATCGATTGGATTGTGA
- a CDS encoding queuosine precursor transporter: MSYMPPKEKAMNKNTFIIAISLFTCVIVASNYLVSFTIGSVHIPFIDITLNLSHVTYGALTYPLSFLIMDILSEKHGRKDVLKALRYGLLIAFLPSCAIAFISNEPHLALRIAIASVSAFFVAQFLDVVIFYRLKQRFPSLWWFRNGVSACMAQCIDTFVFFHIAFLGILPYYDVFMLFLFDYGIKSLVNLLDIPIFYLIAIKTYKKVRYIGK, encoded by the coding sequence ATGAGTTATATGCCACCAAAAGAAAAGGCGATGAATAAAAACACATTTATAATCGCTATTAGTCTTTTTACATGCGTAATAGTTGCCTCTAACTATCTTGTGAGCTTTACAATCGGTAGCGTGCATATCCCTTTCATTGATATTACGCTTAATCTAAGTCATGTTACCTATGGGGCATTAACCTATCCACTTTCATTTTTGATTATGGATATATTGAGTGAAAAGCATGGCAGAAAAGATGTTTTAAAGGCACTTCGCTATGGACTTTTAATCGCATTTTTACCATCTTGTGCGATTGCCTTTATCTCAAATGAGCCACACCTTGCTTTGCGTATTGCAATAGCGAGTGTGAGTGCCTTTTTTGTAGCACAATTTTTAGATGTTGTGATATTTTATAGATTAAAGCAGAGATTCCCTAGCCTTTGGTGGTTTCGCAATGGTGTGAGTGCGTGTATGGCACAATGTATTGATACCTTTGTATTTTTTCATATCGCATTTTTGGGGATTCTGCCTTATTATGATGTGTTTATGCTATTTTTATTTGATTATGGGATTAAATCACTTGTGAATCTACTTGATATTCCCATCTTTTATCTTATTGCGATTAAAACTTATAAAAAAGTGCGTTATATTGGGAAGTAG
- a CDS encoding arginyltransferase yields MEYFDFFSELHPCSYFENKESQFRYLGIKDCTPYFYQGLLERGYRRFGEYFFVPQCPNCKECITIRQLVDEFQISPNMKRILKKNSDTIIQIRRPLTNDARVCLYVKYHTKMMRKKNWSMNNIDMSRYTNSFVAGSEYFGYEMCLYRDGRLIGVSYFDIVLSSMSANYFFYDHDYEKLSLGTLNIILLLNLAKKLNLKYFYPGYWIKNHKSMGYKERYKPFEALLNEADFFDRTYWKRYD; encoded by the coding sequence ATGGAATATTTTGATTTTTTTTCAGAGCTTCATCCTTGCTCTTACTTTGAAAATAAAGAAAGTCAATTTCGATATTTAGGTATCAAGGATTGCACACCATATTTTTATCAAGGCTTACTTGAGCGTGGGTATCGCCGCTTTGGTGAGTATTTCTTCGTGCCACAATGCCCTAATTGCAAGGAATGTATTACGATACGACAACTTGTAGATGAGTTTCAAATAAGCCCCAACATGAAGCGGATTCTAAAAAAAAATAGTGATACTATTATACAGATAAGACGACCTTTAACAAATGATGCAAGAGTGTGCTTATATGTGAAATATCACACAAAAATGATGCGTAAAAAAAACTGGAGTATGAATAATATCGATATGTCTCGTTATACAAATTCATTTGTCGCTGGGAGTGAATACTTTGGCTATGAAATGTGTCTGTATCGCGATGGCAGACTTATTGGCGTGAGTTATTTTGACATTGTGCTGAGTTCTATGAGTGCAAATTACTTTTTTTACGATCATGATTATGAAAAGCTAAGTCTAGGCACACTTAATATTATATTGCTATTAAATCTTGCAAAAAAGTTAAATCTCAAATATTTCTATCCGGGGTATTGGATAAAAAATCATAAATCTATGGGCTATAAAGAGAGATATAAACCTTTTGAAGCCTTGCTAAATGAAGCCGACTTTTTTGATAGGACATATTGGAAGAGATATGATTGA
- a CDS encoding alpha-2,3-sialyltransferase → MLDNICSASTTNSHKSLKTKNENIDSNKYAIVAGNGPSLKEIDYTRLPPPPRSCDTNSYDVFRCNQFYFEDKYYLGKNIKAATFATQTFAEQLYTTLHLNSNNEYNIESVFLPSSHVLPKAKKEFELEVLTKIFNHDSFVHRMYGGKYSHNIEAFLEYLKIQAMFFGKHPTSSILLCAIAVSMGYKEIYLAGIDFYEGKAYAFDTLQKNLLKLMPKFKQAVADEFNPNRKPSYHSKEADLEALTFLSRHYGIKFYSLCPNSPLTQYVPLAPITNNIFMPTEKPSNYTKDILIPSAYDIERIEIAMPKNNKWNRMHNNIYFKIFSDLIRLPRDMRHYFKNLKKG, encoded by the coding sequence GTGTTAGACAACATATGTTCAGCATCCACAACAAATTCCCATAAAAGTCTCAAAACAAAGAATGAAAATATAGACTCAAATAAATATGCTATTGTCGCTGGTAATGGACCAAGTCTAAAAGAAATAGATTACACAAGACTACCCCCCCCCCCCCGTAGTTGTGATACAAACAGTTACGATGTGTTTCGCTGCAATCAGTTTTATTTTGAAGATAAATATTACTTAGGCAAAAATATTAAGGCAGCAACTTTTGCTACACAGACATTTGCAGAACAATTATACACAACACTTCATTTGAATAGCAACAATGAATATAATATAGAATCTGTTTTTCTTCCTTCAAGTCATGTATTACCAAAAGCAAAAAAAGAGTTTGAGCTTGAAGTGCTTACAAAAATTTTTAATCATGATTCTTTTGTGCATAGAATGTATGGTGGAAAATATTCTCATAATATTGAAGCTTTTTTAGAATATTTAAAAATACAAGCAATGTTTTTTGGTAAGCACCCAACCTCAAGCATCTTGCTTTGTGCTATTGCTGTATCTATGGGATATAAAGAGATTTATTTAGCAGGGATTGATTTTTATGAAGGCAAAGCGTACGCGTTTGATACTTTACAAAAAAATTTATTGAAACTCATGCCTAAATTTAAACAGGCTGTTGCTGATGAATTTAATCCAAATAGAAAGCCAAGCTATCATTCTAAAGAAGCAGATTTAGAGGCACTCACTTTTCTAAGCAGACATTATGGGATAAAGTTTTATAGCTTATGTCCAAATAGTCCATTAACACAATATGTTCCATTAGCACCCATCACAAATAATATCTTTATGCCTACTGAAAAACCAAGCAACTATACAAAAGATATATTGATACCAAGTGCTTATGATATAGAACGCATAGAAATTGCCATGCCAAAAAATAACAAATGGAATAGAATGCACAACAATATCTATTTTAAAATATTTAGCGATTTAATACGACTGCCACGAGATATGAGACATTATTTTAAGAATTTAAAGAAAGGATAA
- a CDS encoding N-acetylneuraminate synthase family protein, which produces MTTFNIEHLEIGESVPPLVIPEIGINHNGSLEIAKLMVDSAYRAGAKLIKHQTHVIDDEMCSAAQKVIPGNADISIYEIMKNCALSFNDELALKEYTEKKGLVYLSTPFSRAAANRLQDMGVSAFKIGSGECNNYPLLKHIAGFKKPIILSTGMNNIESIAKSVKILKDFEVPFVLLHTTNLYPTPPHLVRLNAMLRLKEEFNCLVGLSDHSINNLACLGAVALGACVLERHFTDSMDRDGPDIICSMDENALKELITQSKELFIMKGTSKESKEAAKEEQVTIDFAFASVVSIKPIKKGEILDMSNIWVKRPGKGGIHAEEFESILGKKAVRDIAENVQIQYEDFR; this is translated from the coding sequence ATGACAACATTTAATATAGAGCATTTAGAGATTGGAGAATCTGTCCCACCGCTTGTTATTCCAGAGATTGGTATAAATCATAATGGTAGTTTAGAGATAGCAAAGCTTATGGTAGATTCTGCTTACAGGGCTGGGGCTAAGTTAATCAAGCATCAAACACATGTCATAGACGATGAAATGTGTAGTGCAGCACAAAAGGTAATCCCGGGCAATGCGGATATAAGCATTTATGAGATTATGAAAAATTGTGCTTTAAGCTTTAATGATGAACTTGCATTAAAAGAATATACAGAAAAGAAAGGCTTGGTCTATCTTAGCACTCCGTTCTCAAGGGCGGCGGCAAATAGATTGCAGGATATGGGCGTGAGTGCGTTTAAAATCGGTAGCGGTGAATGCAATAATTATCCATTGTTAAAGCATATCGCAGGTTTTAAAAAGCCAATTATCCTAAGCACAGGTATGAATAATATAGAATCTATTGCTAAAAGTGTAAAGATACTAAAAGATTTTGAAGTCCCATTTGTGTTATTACACACGACAAATCTCTATCCCACGCCGCCACATCTTGTGCGATTAAACGCAATGCTAAGACTTAAAGAAGAGTTTAACTGCCTTGTTGGCTTGAGTGATCATAGCATAAATAATCTTGCATGTCTTGGTGCAGTAGCACTTGGAGCGTGTGTATTGGAGAGACATTTTACAGATTCTATGGATAGAGATGGACCTGATATAATCTGTTCAATGGATGAAAACGCATTAAAAGAGCTAATCACACAAAGCAAAGAATTATTCATTATGAAAGGCACAAGCAAAGAATCTAAAGAAGCAGCAAAAGAAGAGCAAGTAACAATTGATTTTGCTTTTGCAAGTGTTGTAAGTATAAAGCCTATTAAAAAGGGCGAAATACTAGATATGTCTAATATTTGGGTAAAAAGACCGGGAAAAGGTGGAATCCATGCAGAAGAGTTTGAATCTATATTGGGTAAAAAAGCAGTGAGAGATATTGCAGAAAATGTGCAGATTCAATATGAAGATTTTAGATAA